The following nucleotide sequence is from Salinispirillum sp. LH 10-3-1.
CGTGCGTTCCAGCATGGGAGCGATTTTTCATGTACCTATGGAATTGGACGTGCCTTTGGATGCCCTGAGCCAACGTTTCTCGTCCATTGCCTGCTTAGACATGCAAGGACAAGCGCTGACCAGCGCCACGTTCGGCACACACGACTGCTATCTGTTTGGCAATGAAGCGCGTGGTGTGCCGAAAGCCGCCTTGGCGGACTTACAGGCAACGCCCTACACCATTGCGGGTTCAGGCCTGATTGAGTCGTTGAATTTGGCGACGGCGGTGAATCTGTGTGTGTATGAGCTGAAGCGCTGATTTAGAGAAATCAGTCGTCCTTATACTCTTGCTTCTCCAAGCCGTATTTACGCATCTTGTCGTACAGGGTTTTGCGCGGTAAGCCGAGGTCCGCCATGGTGCCTTTGATCGAGCCTTTTTGGCGCATCAATGCCTGCTCAACCAAGGTTTTTTCAAAGCGATCCAGCTGCTCGGGCAGGGTCATAAACCCGGGGTTACTTTCGTTGGTGATGATGCGCTCGAACTCGAACGAACCGCTCTCCCCCATCAACACGTAACGCTCGGCCAAATTGCGCAGTTCGCGCACATTGCCGGGCCAGTCGTAGGTCAGCAAGCTGTGCATGCGCTCTCCGCTGAGCGGCTGCACTTCCCGTTTGTACTGCGCACTTGCAACCAAGCAGAAGTGATACCACAGCAAGGGTATGTCGTCTTTGCGCTCGCGCAGCGGCGGAATGTCCACCCGCACGACGTTCAAGCGGTAATAGAGGTCTTCGCGAAAAATACCTTCATTCGCCAGCTCACGCAGGTCCACCTTGGTGGCGGCCAAGATGCGTATATCCAAGTCCACCAGCACGTTCGAGCCTAGGCGTTCCAACTTGCGCTCTTCCAGTACGCGCAATAGCCGCACCTGCATGGCCATCGGCATGCTTTCAATTTCGTCCAGAAATAGGGTGCCGCCGTTGGCGTGTTCCAGCTTGCCAATGCGCTGGGCTTTGGCGTCGGTGAAGGCACCTTTTTCGTGGCCGAAGATCTCACTCTCCATGATGGACTCCGGCACCGCGCCACAATTAATGGCGACGAACCGGCCAGTACGCCGTGGGCTGTGCTCATGGATGTAACGGGCCACCAGCTCTTTACCCGTGCCGGTTTCACCCTGAATCAGAATATCCGCCGCCGTCGAGGCCACTTGCGCCAACATCTGGCGCAAATGATGAATGTTATGCGTATTGCCAATAATGCGCGGGCCGGGCGCGTTGTAGGCTTGTAACTCCAAGCGCAGATTACGGTTCTCCAACGTCAAGCGACGCTTTTCAACCGCACGGTTCACAATGTCGACGATGACGTCATTGGAGAAAGGCTTCTCAATGAAGTCGTACGCGCCGTTACGAATCGCATTGACCGCCATGGAAATATCACCGTGCCCAGTGATCAGAATCACCGGCAGTTCACGGTCTATTTGCTGTACGTCGGCCAGCAAGTCTAAGCCACTTTTGCCGGGCAAGTTGATGTCGGTTACGATCACGCCCGGCCAGTCCAGATGCAGCAAGTGGCTGATGGCCTGCACGCTGCCGAACTCTTTAACCTGAAATTCTGCCAAGCTCAGTGTTTGCGCAATGGCCGCTCGCACGTCTGGCTCATCTTCAACCAGTATGATTTCTACCGCTGCGCCATCACTCATGCGTGTTTCTCCTGTGGCAATATCTGCCGTGCTTGACCCACCAACGGCAAGCGGACACAGAACTCTGCGCCCCCTAAACGGCCCTGACGCACCCAGATGTCGCCGCCAATGGCTTCAACAATACGGTGACTGATGGATAAGCCAAGGCCTAAGCCAGCCCCGGCGTCCTTGGTGGTAAAAAAGGGTTCAAACAAGCGCTCCGCCATATCGACGGGTACACCCGCACCGTTGTCGCCGACAACCACAATCAGGTGATCGCTGTGCGTAGGGCTGGCCTCGGTATAGATCTCTATGCGCTTGGGCGTAGTTGCGCAGTCGGTGATGGCGTCCACGGCATTCGCCAACAGATTCACCAGTACCTGTTCCAGATAGACGGTGTCACCTTGCACCAGCGTCTCGGCTTCTACCGTGGTTTGCAGGTCAATGTCTTGCTGTTTCAAGCGTGACCCCATGATGGTCAGTGCGCCCTGCACCGCCGCACTGAGACTCACGACCCCCGCTTTGGTTTCGCCTTTGCGCGAAAACACCTTAAACCGCGCAATGATGTCGCCCATGCGTTGTCCCAACTCGCTGATGCGCGTCATGTTGCTGCGTGCCTCGCCCATCTGGTCTTTGTCCAGAAAGCGCACGGCGTTGTCGGCAAAGGCGCGAATGGCGGTGAGCGGCTGATTCAATTCGTGGTTAATGCCCGCACTCATCTGCCCCAACACGGCCAGCTTGGCGGTCTGAATCAATTCTTTCTGGGTATTTTCGTGCTGCCCTATTTCATCGCGCAGCCGCTGGTTACTGACCAGCAGTTCCTGCGTGCGCTCTTTGACGCGCCGCTCCAGTTCACCCTGCGCTTTTTGCAGTTCTGTTTCATACTTTTTGCGCTCGGTCATGTCGTGCAAGGTGAGCAAGAACTTGCGCACGGTTGGCAGGCGCATATCGCTGATAGTCAGTTCAACCGGAATGCTGTGGCCGTCACGGTGCAGCAGGCCGACCTCAATGGTTTGGTGTTCGTGCGTCAGATGGTCCGCCAGCATGCGCCCTACCAGCGCCGCAAAACGCTGGCTGTCTTCCCGGTCCAACAAACGAGCAAATGGCTGCTGCGTCAGTTCGTTCAGCCCGTAGTCCAGCAGCCGCTCCGCTGTTGGGTTGAAGGACTCAATTCGCATGGTGGCGTCCAGAGTAACCAGGCCAGCTTGGGTGTTGTCGATGATGCCACTGATGTACGCTTGATTGTGCCGACTCATCTGCATTGCCACGTTGCGCTCGCGCACCATACGGCGGCGCTGAAACAACGCCAAGGCGACCAGCAGAACGATGATGACTAAGGCGATAGAGAACAAACGGAATAGCTGCACCCGCTCCGTTACTTCGGTCAGCGGGCTCAATACGGCAATGCGAAAGTCCAACAATTGAATGGGTTTCTCTTGCAGCATGTACGTTTTGCGACTGCCATTCTGCTCGCTGGCTTCGGTCAGGTTGAGGTCAATCAGCTCTACCCCGCGATAACGCCGCTGGTCGGCGATGGGTAGTGGCATCACCACATTGTCAATGTAGCGCTGACTCTCCAGAATGCGCTGCTGCTCGCTCTCGGAAATGGGCTCCAAGGCGCGGTACAGCCATTCCGGACGTGAAGTACTGAACACCACACCGTCGGGGTCCAGCAACACAAATTCGTAGGCTTGGTTGCGCAAGGCAATCTCGTATTCATCAACATCCACCTTCACCACGGCAACGCCTATGATGTCGGTGTCGTCATACACCGGATACGAGAAGTAATAACCCCGCTTTAACGACGTCGTGCCGAGCGCATAGTAACGCGCCGCTTCGCCCTGCATGGCGTTTTGGAAATACGGCCGAAAACCAAAATTACCGCCGATGAAGGGCGAGTCCTGATTCCAGTTCGACGCCGCAATGGTCAAACCATCGGCCGCCATGATGTAGCTGTCAGAGGCTTCGGTGATCAGGTTGATCTGCTCCAACTCCAAATTCAGCTTCTGTATTTGCTCGTCGTCGCGTTCACGCAGGGCTAGCCGCACGGCGTCCATACTGGCCAGCAACTTGGGCATGTGTTCGTATTTGGTGATGCCGCTTTCAACTTGCACAGCCAAACGATTCAGCTCAATCTGGCCGCGCTCGGCTAAGCGATCGGTCTGGTTTTGCCGTACCCATTCACCACCGGCCACCACGAAGACAACCGCCAATACCAAGCCAACCACCAACGCTATCAGCGTTCGCTGCGGGCTTGATTGTCGCCAGTTGAAAGTCTTCGCCATGGTTTGTTCCCGTACGATTAAAGCTCAAAGCGTTGG
It contains:
- a CDS encoding ATP-binding protein; amino-acid sequence: MAKTFNWRQSSPQRTLIALVVGLVLAVVFVVAGGEWVRQNQTDRLAERGQIELNRLAVQVESGITKYEHMPKLLASMDAVRLALRERDDEQIQKLNLELEQINLITEASDSYIMAADGLTIAASNWNQDSPFIGGNFGFRPYFQNAMQGEAARYYALGTTSLKRGYYFSYPVYDDTDIIGVAVVKVDVDEYEIALRNQAYEFVLLDPDGVVFSTSRPEWLYRALEPISESEQQRILESQRYIDNVVMPLPIADQRRYRGVELIDLNLTEASEQNGSRKTYMLQEKPIQLLDFRIAVLSPLTEVTERVQLFRLFSIALVIIVLLVALALFQRRRMVRERNVAMQMSRHNQAYISGIIDNTQAGLVTLDATMRIESFNPTAERLLDYGLNELTQQPFARLLDREDSQRFAALVGRMLADHLTHEHQTIEVGLLHRDGHSIPVELTISDMRLPTVRKFLLTLHDMTERKKYETELQKAQGELERRVKERTQELLVSNQRLRDEIGQHENTQKELIQTAKLAVLGQMSAGINHELNQPLTAIRAFADNAVRFLDKDQMGEARSNMTRISELGQRMGDIIARFKVFSRKGETKAGVVSLSAAVQGALTIMGSRLKQQDIDLQTTVEAETLVQGDTVYLEQVLVNLLANAVDAITDCATTPKRIEIYTEASPTHSDHLIVVVGDNGAGVPVDMAERLFEPFFTTKDAGAGLGLGLSISHRIVEAIGGDIWVRQGRLGGAEFCVRLPLVGQARQILPQEKHA
- a CDS encoding sigma-54 dependent transcriptional regulator, whose amino-acid sequence is MSDGAAVEIILVEDEPDVRAAIAQTLSLAEFQVKEFGSVQAISHLLHLDWPGVIVTDINLPGKSGLDLLADVQQIDRELPVILITGHGDISMAVNAIRNGAYDFIEKPFSNDVIVDIVNRAVEKRRLTLENRNLRLELQAYNAPGPRIIGNTHNIHHLRQMLAQVASTAADILIQGETGTGKELVARYIHEHSPRRTGRFVAINCGAVPESIMESEIFGHEKGAFTDAKAQRIGKLEHANGGTLFLDEIESMPMAMQVRLLRVLEERKLERLGSNVLVDLDIRILAATKVDLRELANEGIFREDLYYRLNVVRVDIPPLRERKDDIPLLWYHFCLVASAQYKREVQPLSGERMHSLLTYDWPGNVRELRNLAERYVLMGESGSFEFERIITNESNPGFMTLPEQLDRFEKTLVEQALMRQKGSIKGTMADLGLPRKTLYDKMRKYGLEKQEYKDD